One Gymnogyps californianus isolate 813 chromosome 11, ASM1813914v2, whole genome shotgun sequence genomic window carries:
- the ONECUT1 gene encoding LOW QUALITY PROTEIN: hepatocyte nuclear factor 6 (The sequence of the model RefSeq protein was modified relative to this genomic sequence to represent the inferred CDS: inserted 2 bases in 1 codon): MNAQLAMENIGDLHGVSHEPVPAAADLMSGSPHHRSAVAHRGSHLPAHPRSMGMASILDGGDYHHHHRPPDHALTGPLHPTMTMACETPPGMSMSSTYTTLTPLQPLPPISTVSDKFPHHHHHHHHHXPPHQRIPGNVSGSFTLMRDERGLASMNNLYTPYHKDVTGMGQSLSPLSGSGLGSIHNSQQGLPHYAHPSATMPAEKMLTPNGFEAHHPAMLARHGDQHLTPTSAGMVPINGIPHHPHAHLNAQSHGQILGSAREQNPSVTGSQVNSGSNSGQMEEINTKEVAQRITTELKRYSIPQAIFAQRVLCRSQGTLSDLLRNPKPWSKLKSGRETFRRMWKWLQEPEFQRMSALRLAACKRKEQEHGKDRGNTPKKPRLVFTDVQRRTLHAIFKENKRPSKELQITISQQLGLELSTVSNFFMNARRRSLDKWQDEGSSNSGNSSSSSSTCTKA, encoded by the exons ATGAACGCGCAGCTGGCGATGGAGAACATCGGCGATCTGCACGGGGTGAGCCATGAGCCGGTGCCCGCCGCCGCCGACCTGATGAGCGGCAGCCCCCACCACCGGAGCGCGGTGGCCCACCGCGGCAGCCACCTGCCGGCCCACCCGCGCTCCATGGGCATGGCGTCCATCCTCGACGGCGGCgactaccaccaccaccaccgtCCGCCCGACCACGCGCTGACGggccccctgcaccccaccaTGACCATGGCCTGCGAGACACCCCCCGGCATGAGCATGAGCAGTACCTACACCACGTTGACCCCTCTGCAGCCTCTACCTCCCATCTCGACGGTCTCGGACAAGTtccctcaccaccaccaccaccatcaccacca cccaccccaccagcggATACCGGGCAACGTGAGCGGCAGCTTCACGCTCATGCGGGACGAGAGGGGTCTGGCGTCTATGAACAATCTCTACACCCCCTACCATAAGGATGTTACCGGCATGGGGCAAAGCCTCTCTCCGTTGTCTGGATCGGGCCTGGGGAGCATCCACAACTCCCAGCAAGGGCTGCCCCACTACGCTCACCCCAGTGCCACCATGCCCGCCGAGAAAATGCTCACCCCAAACGGATTTGAAGCCCACCACCCTGCCATGTTAGCCAGGCATGGCGACCAACACCTCACCCCCACCTCCGCTGGCATGGTGCCTATCAACGGGATCCCACACCACCCCCATGCCCACTTGAATGCCCAGAGCCACGGGCAGATCCTGGGCTCTGCCAGGGAGCAAAACCCTTCTGTAACTGGTTCGCAGGTCAACAGTGGAAGTAATTCAGGGCAAATGGAAGAAATCAATACCAAAGAAGTAGCTCAGAGGATCACCACCGAGCTCAAGCGGTACAGCATCCCCCAGGCTATCTTCGCCCAGAGGGTGCTGTGCCGCTCTCAAGGGACCCTCTCAGACCTGCTGAGGAACCCCAAGCCCTGGAGCAAGCTCAAATCCGGCCGGGAGACCTTCCGCAGGATGTGGAAGTGGCTCCAGGAGCCGGAGTTTCAGCGGATGTCTGCTCTGCGGCTGGCAG CGTGCAAGAGGAAAGAACAAGAGCACGGGAAGGATAGAGGGAATACACCCAAAAAGCCTCGGTTGGTCTTCACGGATGTCCAGCGTCGAACTCTACATGCAATATTCAAGGAAAATAAGCGTCCATCCAAAGAATTACAAATCACCATTTCCCAGCAGCTCGGGTTGGAGCTGAGCACCGTCAGCAACTTTTTCATGAATGCACGGAGGAGGAGTCTGGATAAGTGGCAAGACGAGGGCAGCTCCAATTCAGGCAACTCATCTTCTTCATCAAGCACTTGTACCAAAGCATGA